From Cupriavidus oxalaticus:
GCCATCAAGATGGCGCCGTTGATTCACCGGCTTCGGGAATCCAGCCATTTCGAGTTGCGGGTCTGCGTCACGGGCCAGCACCGTCTGATGCTGGACCAGGTACTTCGCCTCTTCGAAATCGTGCCGGACTATGACCTCAACGTCATCAGCCACGGGCAAAGCCTGTCCGACATCACGACACGCGTACTGTCAGGCGTGCACATGGTCCTGGACCGTTTCCTGCCTGAGGCCCTGCTTGTCCACGGCGACACCACCACCACGCTGGCCGCCACGCTTGCAGCCTTCTATCGAAACGTCGCGATCGGCCACGTCGAAGCGGGACTGCGCACTGGCAATCTCAGCGCTCCTTGGCCGGAAGAAATGAATCGGCGCGTGACCGACGTGATGGCGTCCTGGCATTTCGCGCCGACGCAACAGGCGCAGGAAGCCTTGCTGCGCGAAGGCGTCGACCCGGCGCGCATCAGCCTGACCGGCAACACCGGCATCGACGCGCTGCTGCAGGTCAAGGCCAGGTTGGACGCCGATGCCGAAATGCGCGGCCGGCTGGCGAGCCGGTACCCATTCCTGGATGAGACGCGCCGAATGGTGCTGGTGACCGGACACCGGCGCGAAAACTTCGGTACACCATTCGAGCGGCTGTTCAGCGCGCTGCGCATGCTGGCGGACCGCAATCCGGATATCCAGATCGTCTATCCGGTGCATCTGAACCCGCGCGTGCAGGGTCCGGTGCAGGCGATCCTGAGCGGGCACCCCAGCATCCACCTGATCGATCCGCAGGACTACCTGCCCTTTGTGTTCCTGATGTCGCGCGCCTATCTGATCGTCACCGACTCCGGCGGCATCCAGGAAGAGGCGCCGGCCTTGGGCAAGCCGGTGCTGGTAACGCGGGAAACCACCGAGCGGCCGGAAGCCGTGGCCGCCGGTACCGCTCGGCTGGTCGGTACCGACCCTGCTCGCATCATCGCGGCCGCGGAGCACTTGCTGAACGACCCGACGGAGTACGCCTGCATGGCGCGCGCGCACAACCCGTTCGGCGACGGCCGCGCCAGCGAACGCATCGTCGGTGCGCTGCAGGCGGCGTCACCTGAGCCGTACCGGCAAGGTGGTGATGAAGCGGTCAACGTCAACGTCGCCACCCAGTAGTCAAGCGAAGCATCAACGAAGCCGGCGGCCGGGCGCCACGCCCCCGAAGCCGAATGGCCACCGCAAGCAGGAGGAGCAAGGCAAATGAAGCGCTTACGTACTGCAACGAATACCGCAACGACTGTCGCAGCGGCGGGCACGTCCGCTACAGCCATCGTTGTGGTAGCCGCCGTCGCCCTGGCATGGACGCCTGCGCATGCCGCGTTGACCGAAGAAGCGGCAGCGACCGCGGCCAAGGCCCCGCTCTACCTGCCGGCGAGTCCGGCGGATCCGGGTGGGTTGAAGGGCTACAACCATAGCTTCCAGATTGACTTTGCCTACGAAGCGCAAGGGAAAGGCAAGAACAAGGAGCAAAAGGACAAGCTGAAGGCGATCAAGCCAAAGAAGGCCGTGTCCGGGCCGAAGGTGAAGTCGGGCACGTACACGCTTGCGCCGGCCCCGGGTGCCGAGCCGGATTGACGCACGCATGCACATGATGCCTGACGACATATCGGCTCCAGAACGGTCGCCCGGAAGGGCTTTCCCCACGGTGGCCGCAATGCACGGCGAGGCAAATCAACATACATCGCGCTGGGAGAAGACCGTGTTCAACAAATCCAATTCGCTTCTGCGGCGAAGCAGTTGCCTGGCGCTCCGGGCCCTGCTGATGGTATTCGCGCTGGCGCTTACCGTGCCGGCCATGACGCACGCCGCGACCAACCAGATCGCGCTGCTGGTGCCCGATGGCTTTGCCCTTCCCGATCCGCGCGTGTCGGCATGGCTAGACGCCGCGCAGGAGGAAGGCCTCAAGATCACCGTTATCAACGACACCCAGTTCCAGCAGGGCACGACCCCAGCACAATTTTCCGGCGTGATCCTGCCAGACCAGGTGCACGTCAACGCCAGCGATGCGCTGATCGCCGCCCTCGAAACCTACACCACGCAGGGCGGCAGCCTGATGCTGGTGTACGACTTCGGCGCGCTCACCACCACAGGTTTCTATGCCGTCCCGAAAAGCCGGCTCAGCAATCTCGCAGGGGTCGACTACGTCCTCTATGACCAGTTGCTCGGCAACATGATCGGCGTGGGGCCGATCACCGGTTTGGGCAGCACGCTGCGGACCCTGCAGGTGCCGCCGGGCAAGTCGATGCTGTGGGACGCAGGCGCGACGGACCCGGTTGAAGGCGTCTCGGGCTATGTCTATGGCTTCCTGATTTATCCGAGCTTCGTGACGCAGGGAACCTATCCGGGCTCTGCCCTGATCACGTCGCCCAACTTTGGACTGGTGGCGGGCCTGCGCGATTTCGGCTCGGGGCGGGTGCTGTTCGTCAACACGCCGCTCTCTTACCTTAAGGGCCAGACCGACGGCATGCTGATGCACGGCTTCCTGCGCTATTTCGGCACCAACCTGATGAAGATGCCGCGGCTGTCCGCGCAGCCCAAGGCGCTTGGCGGGCTTGTGCTGAACTGGCACCTCTGCGCCGGCGACCAGATCGCACCCGCGGTGGAAATGAATACCTGGGGCACCTTCGACAATAGCAATAGCCCGTTCTCCATTTCCGTGACTGCGGGTCCTGACCACATCGACTTCGGCGACGGCAAGGGCGTCAACCTGTCGCAGAACACTTCGGCAAAGAATCTATTGCTGTCGCTGCAATCGAAGGGGCACAAGATCGGCAGCCATGGCGGATGGATCCATGACTACTGGGGTGCCAATGCGAGCGAGTCCAACCAGTCCTCCTTCGAGCAGTACCTGATGCTGAACAAGCAGAGCGTGGAAAGCGTGGCCGGACGCGCCGCGGTCGAGTACTCCGCGCCGCAAGGGAATACGCCCCAGTGGTCGGTCAACTGGATCGAAGCCAACGGCAACACCGGCTACTACTTTCTGGGTCACACCGGGATGGCGCCGACGCGCAGTTATCGCGATGGCGTACTGTCGAACAACACGATCCGCGCCTTTCCGGTGATGCCGTTCGGGCCGAACGCGACGTTCGAGGAGTTCCAGGAATTCAACGTGCCTGTGACCGACGTCAACACCTGGTACCGGCAGCTCATCGATTTCGTGGCGAAGAATCGCACCAGCCGGCTGATCTACATGCATCCGGCGGGCGCCATCCAGTACCCGAGGACGCTCAACGTCATCTTCAACAAGGCGGACAACGTGAAGGCAAACGGCAAGTTCAGCTGGTACACGATGGATACGCTGGCGCAGTTCGCGCAGCGGCGCCAGCAGACCGCCTGGCAAGCCACCGATAACGGCAATTCATGGGCTTTCCAGGCGACGCACCCGACGGACATGACCGACATGGCCTGGGTGCTGCCGCGTTCGGCATACACACAACCTGTCGTGACGCAGGGGCTAGCGCTGGTGACATGGGACACCAACAACTGGATTGTCACTTCCTTGGGAGGGACCTCGCTGGCCTTTGTCGCCGGCAAGCAGTAAAGGCACAGGGACTCACCGCGCCTGCCCCCCGGGACGGGCGCGCGGCATAAACACCCTGCGATGAGAAGGCAACGGAGGAGGTCGTCGACATGTGTGCGACGTATCGCGTAGTGATTTCACTGAGCGGGCTGCTCTTTTTTGCGACGCCCGCCATGGCAGCAGCAGCCACGGAAGTTCCCAAGCACGGGAAGATTTTCTCCCGGGGTCCAGGAACCCCGGAAGATGCCACCAAACCGCTGCCCAGGCTCGTTGCGCACGATGCAGTCGCACCGTCCGGCGCAGCGGTGGACCTGGCAATGACGTCGCCCGACACGTTGGAAGAGCGCGCCGGTACGGCGCCGGCACTGCGCCCGCCGGCCCTGACCAAGCCAACGTCGATCGAGCCGCCGCCGGAACGCGCGGACGTGCAGGCCATCGTGCCGCCGCTGACGGCCATGCTCCTGCTGATCGTCGGCCTGGTGATCTTCTATGCCGTGCGCCACTACATGTTCACGCTAAACCGCTTGTTCGGCAGGCAACGCCATCCTTACCTGGACATCGACGTCGCGCACTGGCCCAGCCTCACCGTGCTGGTCGCCGCGCATAACGAAGAGGCAGTGATCGCCGGCTCGCTGCTATGCCTCTTGCACGCGGACTATCCGGCCGACCGGCTTACCATCATGCCCGTCAACGACCGATCCAGCGACTGTACGCGCGAAATCATCGATGACCTCGTGAAGCAGTACCCGGGACGCATCACACCGTTTCACCGTGCCGACGGCAAGCCCGGCAAGGCAGCCGCGCTCAAGGATGCCAGCGACGCCGTGGCCAGCGACATCATCGTCGTGTTCGACGCCGACTACCTTCCGCCGGTAAGCATGCTCAAGCAACTGGTGGCGCCGTTCTTCGACCCCGAAGTCGGCGCGACCATGGGCCGCGTCGTACCGTTGAACCTCGGTAGCAACCTGCTGACGCGGCTGCTCGATCTGGAGCGCTCCGGCGGCTATCAGGTCGACCAGCAGGCCCGCATGAACCTGAGCCTCGTCCCCCAGTATGGTGGCACCGTCGGCGGCGTCAGGATGCGGGCGTTACGCAGCGTCGGCGGCTGGCACGACGATGTACTGGCCGAAGACACCGACCTGACTTACCGGCTGCTGCTGGCCAACTGGAAGACTGTCTACCAGAACTGGTCGGAGTGCTATGAAGAAGTGCCCGAGACCTGGCCAGTGCGGGTGCGCCAGATCATGCGCTGGACCAAGGGCCACAACCAGGCGCTCTATCGGCACGGCTGGAAGATGGCCGTCTGCCGCAACCACGGTTTGTTCGAGAAGATCGACGGTGTGGCGCTGCTTGGCATCTACATGATGGCGCCGCTGATGTTGTTCGGCTGGCTGCTGGCCATCCTGCTGTACTACGCTGGTGGCCTGCCGCTGTTCGGTGAAGCGGTAATCCTGTTTGCGTTGATGTCGTACGGGACGCTGGGCAACTTTGCCGCCTTCTTCGAAATCGCCGCCGCCGTGTATCTGGACGGCAGCCGCGAGCGCATCCGCCTGCTGCCGATGAACTACTTCGGCTTCCTCGTCAGCATGCTGACCGTGTCGCGCGCCATTCTTGGTCAGCTCGCCTTCGACTATGTGCTCCGCCGCGAGTTGCGGTGGGACAAGACCACGCGTTATCGCCCAAGGAGCTGAACATGTGGGCCCTGCTGCTTGGCATCCTCACCATGCTGCTCTTCGGATTGCCGCTGATACCCGCAGTGCTTGAATGGCGACGCCGGCTCGATGTACGGCCGCTGGCAATCGATAGCGAACACACGCTGGATGTCGCGGCCGTCGCCGCGGACTTTCGTGCGATGGTCGGGCGGGGGGGGGCAAGGCAAGGCTTGCGTGGCCGACTTTACTCAGCCAACGCATTGCGGCCCCTGGTGCAGGTGACAGGCACCTTCATGCCCACGGCGGCGGAGGCGCTCATCGGCACTTGTGCGCGAACCATTGTCACCAGCGGCTCACTGGTGCTTCCTGACGGCTATACGTTTTCAAGGGACATCTACGGCCGGCGTGGCATCTCCACGGGCCGAAGGAATCGCATGCAGGTCCTGCTGTCCGAAGGCGAGATCCTGGTGCGCAGCGATAGCGAGGTGCAACGCTGGGCGCACGCCCGCACTGTCCATGTCGAGCCACGCTGCCGCTTGCTCGGACCGCTCTCCGCCCTCTACGCCATGCGGCTCGAAGAGGACTGCGAATTCACGTCTGTCAGCGCGGCGGAAATCGGTTTCGGCGGCCGTCACCTGGCCGCGCCGCCCGACATGGACGCCACCGCCCCACCCGGCGGAGACTGGGCGCATGAAGTGCTGAATCCCCCCTCCGAGCCCTCGGACGGCCGCTGGCTGGTAACGCACGATATGACATTTCCCGCCGGCACCTTGTATCGCGGTGACCTTATCGTGCAAGGCGACTTGTGGATCGGCTCCGGCGCGCGCGTGATCGGCAGCGTCAAGGCAAACGGCCGCATCTGGCTAGGCCCGCGGGTGCGCATTGACGGCGCACTGATTGCCGGGGGCGCCATTTCCATTGCCCGCGAGTGTGCCATCGCCGGGCCGGTGGCTGCCGAGCGCGAGATTGAAGTGGGGGCGCGCAGCGTTATCGGGGCGGCGAACAAGCGCACCACCGTGGTGGCGCCGGTGCTCCGCGTACGGGTCGGTACGGTGGTCTATGGGGCGGCATGCGCCCCGGAGAAAGGACGAGTCCTGGCCGATGTGGCCACCCCATGAAACCTCCCCACCTGCCATGAAAACCCTCCTTGTCCTGCTCCTGGCCCTTGCCACATACGTCCACCGGCCGGCGGACGCGGTCGAGCTCACGCTGACAGACTACCAGCGTCCCGACGGGGCGATCACCACCTATTTCGCCGGCGACTCGGTCGATCCCTACTTCGCGGCCAAGGCACTGCTGGCCGCGCAGGACGCCGGCATGACCACCCGAATTGCTGCGACCCGCTGGATTGCATGGCTATTGCCGCGCCAGCAAGCCGATGGCCGCTTCGACCGCTATTGCGAGCGGGGCCAACGCTTCGTCTCCTGCCAGGAGGCCGACGCCGACGATGCGCTGATGGCCGCCTGGATGGAACTGCTGGTCCGCAGCGCGCCGCCCAAGGGCATGCCGCCGGCGTGGCAGGCCAGCTTCGACAAGGCCAGCCGCTACCTGGACAGGCTGCGCGACCCGGGCTCCGGCGTCTACCACATCTCCGCCAGGCTTCCGGTGGCCCTGCTGATGGACAACGTCGAAGTCTCAAGCGCCTTCAAGGCGGCCAGCCTCTATCGGCAGCGCCATGGAGACGCCGTGGGCGCCGCTGCCTGGCAGCGCAAGGCCGAGCAGCTGGACAAGGACATCCTGCGCGTGTTCTGGCGCGCTAGCCGCTACCTCGTCAGCACCCAGCCGCGCGAACAGTTCGAGTTCTATCCCGACGCCGTCGCGCAGATCTTCCCCATCCTGGGCGATATCCATCCCGCCGGCCGATCCCATGTCGTCGCTTACCAGTCGTGGATGAAAGAGAACCGCTGGGCCTGGTTGCAGATGTCAGAGGTTGATTTCCCCTGGGGACTGGTGGCCCTGGTAGCTGACCGGATGGGAGACAAGGATGCCATCACTTGCTGGCGCCTGCGTTCCATCCAGTTCCGCCATGGCAAGCACTGGAATGTGTTGGAAGAGGCGCTATACCTGGCATTCGAATCGCGCCTGACCCCTGAGCAGGCGATCGCTCCGCCTGCCCCGGGCCTGCGGTGTCGATGACTCACCCCGGACCAGACATGCAAGAAGGCGACAAAATGAGCCGGACTTTATCGACCGATCGCCGCGAGGCGGTGTATGGTGTGTCTGCAGCTTGCGGGCCGGAGGGTCCTGTCAGGCCCCTCCGGGCGACATCGATCAGAAAATCCACAGGATTCCCATGGCGAAACCCCCGGATACAAGAATTCACGGCGCCCAAGCCCTGCCCTTGATGGGCATGCTCGCACTGCTTGCCACCACCGATGTTCGCGCGCAGGCTGAAGCCACCCCTCCCCGGACCTTCGTGCCCTTGCTCACGGGTTTCATCGAAGGTGGTCTTGGGCACGCCAACCTCACTGGCGACAATGCCAGCTGGAACGACCAGTACCTGCGAGGCGGAGTCAACCTGACCCCGAAGGATTACGTGACTGGCGAAATCAGCCACCAGAGCCACTTTGGCGACCAGGGTACATTCTTCGGTCTGGGCTATACCCGCACCTTCAACGAGGACTGGTACGGCTTCCTGAGCGCCGGCACCAGCGCGGGCGGCTTCTTCCTGCCCGAGGTTCGGGTCGATGGCCTTATCTTCCGCAAGCTGCTCGAGAAGAAGAACCTGGTGGTCAACGCCGGTTTTACCTACTACCGCGCCAAGGAAGTCTATACCGACAAGACCTTGCTGCTCGGCCTGATCTACTATTTTGACGCGCCGTGGATCATCCAGCTTAACGCACGGCTCAATCGCAGCGATCCTGGCAATGTCCGCTCGAATCGCGGCATCGTCGCGGTAACTTACGGACGCGACAAGGACCAGTTCATCACCCTGAAATACGACGGCGGTAGTGAAGCCTACCAGCTCACCGGCGAGCAGGCCCTGCTGAGTGACTTCAACAGTCATGAAGTGTCGCTGACGTGGCGCAAATGGTTCACCAAGCGCTACGGCATCAACCTTCGAGCCATTTACTACGACAACCCGTCCTACACGCGCAAGCAAGCGGAAATCGGTGTCTTCGCGGAGTTCTAGCCATGGCACAACCTACCGGCCACACTGCAGCCACACACGACCAAAGCGACGCCCTCGGCCTGAGCATTCTCTGTCTGGCCAGGCATCGCTCGCTGGACCATCTGACGCTGTCCGTCACCTCCCTTGCGGCTATCCTGCTGGTGCCGGTGGCATTCAATTTGGGCGAATGGCTGCTGCGCGACCGTATCAGCGGGCTCTGGGCTGCCGTGCTGCGCTTCTGGGTTGACAAGCTCGGGATCGAAGGCAGCGTCATCGAACAACTGACGCGGGTAGCGTGGTTCGACTTCAACCTGCCCTACACCGATGTCGTGGCCCCTGCGCCGGACGTGCTGACCTGGTGTGTATCGCTGGTCGCCACGCTGGTTGTCTGCCTGATGGCGCTCCGGATACGCGACAAGTACCTGCCACTGCGGTACTTCCTGCTGTTCGCTGTGTTCATCCAGGCCACAGCACTGTTGTTTTTCGCGGTGGCGCCACAGAGTTTTCCGTACACTGCCAGCAGGTATGTGGACAACGGCGTCAAGACCTGCGCGAGCTTCCTGTTCCTGTTGCCATGGGGGCATGCGCTGGTCTACTACATCTTTGACTTCTCCTGGCCGAAGAAGATATTCCTGACGCTACTCACGCTTTTGTTCGTGGTGATCGCAGTGCCGATGCAGCTAGCGCTACACGTCTATCTGATGGTGACCTGTTCGCTGCTGATGATGCCGCTCCTGTCGTTTGTATTCGGGCCAACGATGCTGGTGTTCGGATGCATTGCGTTGTATGGCTGGGCGATGAGTTGGGAGAGGATCGAGCGGGCCGTATAAAGCGCGTGGCATCGTTACGATAACGTTGGCAGAAGCGCTTTAAGCAATGTCTTCCGGCCATCTACTCTGCATGGGCGGTACGAAATCGAATATCGCCTGAAACGGGCATCCGATGGCGATGCTGGGCTGCTGCGATGCAAACCTTGACCAGCCGGTTCTGCAGCGTGGCGTTCATTCGCTCGACCCGGCCTTGGCCGGGCTCCTGCACATCGCAACTCCTCCTCAACCTGCTTTCCGATGCCATCAAGTACAGGCGGGACCTTGGACCTAGCGAGATCGCACTTGGGCGGCGTGCCACTGTTGCCCGAATGCGTGAACTGAAAGCTGATTTCACATTATGGAATCCACGCCAGTTTTTCACAGCATTGCTTTTCGTTGCTTGAAAACCCGTTCCACATCGCAAAATTTACTTCCTATCTCATTGAAAAATAAAGAAAAACTAACTCTTATGTCTTATATAAGACCTTGCCGCAACGCATCAAGTACGCCCTACAATAAGTCCACGCTGCTTGCTTCGACATCCGTAGCGGCACACTCGACCATTTTTTCAAACGCTCCCTACCCCTAGGAAATTCACATGGCCCAGTATCAAGACGACATCAAGGCAGTTGCTGCTTTGAAAGAGAACCACGGCAGCGCGTGGAATGCCATCAATCCCGAGTATGCCGCCCGCATGCGTGCCCAGAACAAGTTCAAGACGGGCCTGGACATCGCCAAGTACACCGCCAAGATCATGCGCGCCGACATGGCCGCCTACGATGCTGACTCGTCCAAGTACACCCAGTCGCTGGGCTGCTGGCACGGCTTCATCGGCCAGCAGAAGATGATCTCCATCAAGAAGCACTTCAACAGCACCGAGCGCCGCTACCTGTACCTGTCCGGCTGGATGGTGGCCGCGCTGCGCTCCGAGTTCGGCCCGCTGCCGGACCAGTCGATGCACGAAAAAACCTCCGTCAGCGCGCTGATCCGCGAGCTGTACACCTTCCTGCGCCAGGCCGACGCGCGTGAACTGGGCGGCCTGTTCCGCGAGCTGGATGCTGCCCAAGGCGCTGCCAAGGCCGCCATCCAGGCGAAAATCGACAATCACGTCACCCACGTCGTGCCCATCATCGCCGACATCGACGCGGGTTTCGGCAACGCCGAAGCCACTTACCTGCTGGCCAAGCAGTTCATCGAAGCGGGTGCATGCTGCATCCAGATCGAGAACCAGGTGTCCGACGAGAAGCAATGCGGCCACCAGGATGGCAAAGTCACCGTGCCGCACGAAGACTTCCTGGCCAAGATCCGCGCCATCCGCTACGCCTTCCTGGAACTGGGCGTGGACGACGGCATCATCGTGGCCCGTACCGACTCGCTGGGTGCCGGCCTGACCAAGCAGATCGCCGTGACCCACACGCCGGGCGACCTGGGCGACCAATACAACTCCTTCCTCGATTGCGACGAACTGTCGGCCGACCAACTGGGCAACGGTGATGTCATCATCAAGCGCGACGGCAAGCTGCTGCGCCCCAAGCGCCTGCCGAGCAACCTGTTCCAGTTCCGCGCCGGCACGGGCGAAGCGCGCTGCGTGCTGGATTGCGTCACCGCCCTGCAGAACGGCGCCGACCTGCTGTGGATCGAAACCGAAAAGCCGCATATCGCCCAGATCGGCGGCATGGTCAGCGAGATTCGCAAGGTCATCCCGAACGCCAAGCTGGTTTACAACAACAGCCCGTCGTTCAACTGGACCCTGAACTTCCGCCAGCAGGCGTATGACGCGATGAAGGCCGCGGGCAAGGATGTGTCGGCCTACGATCGCAGCCAGCTGATGAGCGTGGAATACGATGACAGCGAACTGGCGAAGCTCGCCGACGAAAAGATCCGCACCTTCCAGGCAGACGCGTCGCGCGAAGCCGGCATTTTCCACCACCTCATCACGCTGCCGACCTACCACACCGCCGCACTGTCGACCGACAACCTGGCCAAGGAATACTTCGGCGACCAGGGCATGCTGGGTTATGTGGCTGGCGTGCAGCGCAAGGAAATCCGTCAGGGCATCGCCTGCGTCAAGCACCAGAACATGTCCGGCTCGGACATCGGTGACGACCACAAGGAGTATTTCAGCGGCGAAGCGGCCCTGAAAGCGGCGGGTAAAGACAACACCATGAACCAGTTCTGATACCAGTCATACCCCGGGCAAAACGCCAACCCATAACGGGTTGGCGTTTTTTTTGTCCGGCGATAACGCCGTACGTGGGTTCTACCCCTGGGGCCATACAGGCGATTCCCTGTTTTCACAATACACAGGTCAAATCCTGTATTTTCAAGATACAGGCTACAGCTTGTAAAACATCAAAACAGGCTATATCCTGTACATCATCAGCAACTCATGGCCTGCCATCCGGGACGGCAGGCGGCGCCATGCAATATCCCATCCATACCCTCACCCAGCTGCGGCCGATCCTGCAGGGCTTCAGGAAGTCCAGGGGCCTGACGCAGGCCAGGATGGCGGCTTACCTGGGCGTCCGGCAGCAGACCTACGCCGAGCTGGAAGCCAACCCCGCCGCGGCCAGCGTCGAGCGGCTGTTCAAGGCACTGCGCGTGCTCGGCGTGGAGATGGTGCTGTCCCCTGCCCCGGATACCCAGGTGTCCCAGGTGCCCCAGGTGCAGCCGGAACCTGTGCAAGAGACAAGTCCCGCCTCCCTGCCGGCAAGCAAGGCTGCCCGCAAGGCAACAACGGAACAGCCGAAAAAGCCCGCTGGCGGCAAGGCAAGCCGCGCCGCCCGCAAGAGCACCAGGCCACAGCGGGAGGATTGGTAGCCATGGCGCGCGGCACGCAGGCGAGGCGTCTCGATCTGTGGATGAACGGGTTGCCGGTGGGTCACTGGGAAACCACGCCCGCCGGCGACCGGCTGGCCTATCGCGAGGACTGGATTGCCGACCCGCAAGGCCGGCCGCTGTCCCTGTCATTACCCTTTACGCCGGGCAACCAGCCCCACCGCGGGCCCGTCGTCGCCAACTATTTCGACAACCTGCTGCCCGACAGCGATGCCATCAGGCGGCGCATCGCGGCCCGGTACCGGACCGGCGGGACCGACGCCTTCGCGCTGCTGGCCAAGCTCGGCCGCGACTGTGCCGGCGCCCTCCAGATGCTGCCGCCGCAGGAGGCACCGACGGCGTTGAAGCGCGTCCAGGGCCGCCCGCTGTCGGAGACCGAGATCGCCACCCTGCTGCATGAGGCCACGGCCGAGCCCGTGCTCGGGCTGCGCGAGCCCATCGATGACCTGCGCCTGTCCATCGCCGGCGCGCAGGAGAAGACCGCGCTGCTGCGCTGGGGCGGGCACTGGCTGTTGCCGCAAGGCAGTACGCCTACCACGCATATCTTCAAGCTGCCGATGGGACTGGTGGGCAATATGCGCGCCGACATGCGGACCTCGGTGGAAAACGAATGGCTCTGCGCCAGGATCGTCGCCGCCTTTGGCCTGCCGGTCGCTGCCTGCGAGATCGCGCGCTTCGGGGATGTCAAGGCACTGGTGGTCGAACGCTTCGACCGCAAGCCTTCGGCCGACGGTTCCTGGCTGCTGCGCCTGCCGCAGGAAGACATGTGCCAGGCCACCGGGACGTCGGCATTGCAGAAGTACGAGTCGGACGGCGGGCCCGGCATCCAGCAGATCGCCGACATCCTCTCCGGCTCGCGCTCGGCGCTGTCCGATCGCCGCAACTTCTTCCTCGCGCAGATCGTGTTCTGGCTGCTTGCCGCCACTGATGGCCATGGCAAGAACTTCAGCATCAGCCATCTGCCGGGCAGCCGCTATGAAGCAACGCCGCTGTACGACATCCTGTCGGCGCATCCGATCATCGGCAGGGGCAAGAACCAGGTGGCGCCGCAACGGGCCCGGCTGGCGATGGCGTTGCACGGCAAGAATTCGCACTACGCCATCCAGGAGATCCAGCGGCGACACTGGTTTGCCCAGGGACAGCGCATCGGCTTCTCGCCCGACGACGTCGGGTCGATGCTCGACGAGGTCGTGTCGCAGACCGGCCGGGCCATCGACGCCGCCGCTTCCGCGCTGCCGCCGGAATTCCCCCTGGACCTGGCCGATGCGATCTTCGACGGCATGCGCCGGCAGCAGCGGCGCCTTGCTGCCTGAGGCTAGCGCCTGCGCGTGGACTGGTTCAGCGCCACGGCGGCGCGGACCAGTGTCTTCAGCGCTTTCTCGTCGATCTTGTCGCCTTCCTGGAAATCGATGGCGCGCCGGGTGTTGCCCTCCAGGCTGGCGTTGAACAGGCCGGCAGGATCGTCCAGCGCCGCACCCTTGGCGAAGGTCATCTTGACAACGTTCTTGTAGGTCTCGCCGGTGCAAATGATGCCGTCGTGCGACCAGACCGGGACGCCGCGCCATTTCCATTCCTCGACGACTTCGGGGTCGGCTTCCCTGACCAGCGCGCGCAGCCGGCCGAGCATCTGGCCGC
This genomic window contains:
- a CDS encoding DUF1801 domain-containing protein, which translates into the protein MKKSEAQDSSQDSIPASELIDARIRELGDWRGQMLGRLRALVREADPEVVEEWKWRGVPVWSHDGIICTGETYKNVVKMTFAKGAALDDPAGLFNASLEGNTRRAIDFQEGDKIDEKALKTLVRAAVALNQSTRRR
- a CDS encoding type II toxin-antitoxin system HipA family toxin, which encodes MARGTQARRLDLWMNGLPVGHWETTPAGDRLAYREDWIADPQGRPLSLSLPFTPGNQPHRGPVVANYFDNLLPDSDAIRRRIAARYRTGGTDAFALLAKLGRDCAGALQMLPPQEAPTALKRVQGRPLSETEIATLLHEATAEPVLGLREPIDDLRLSIAGAQEKTALLRWGGHWLLPQGSTPTTHIFKLPMGLVGNMRADMRTSVENEWLCARIVAAFGLPVAACEIARFGDVKALVVERFDRKPSADGSWLLRLPQEDMCQATGTSALQKYESDGGPGIQQIADILSGSRSALSDRRNFFLAQIVFWLLAATDGHGKNFSISHLPGSRYEATPLYDILSAHPIIGRGKNQVAPQRARLAMALHGKNSHYAIQEIQRRHWFAQGQRIGFSPDDVGSMLDEVVSQTGRAIDAAASALPPEFPLDLADAIFDGMRRQQRRLAA